The sequence below is a genomic window from Pseudomonadota bacterium.
CCGCCGCCATGGCGCTGATGGCTGGCGGCCTTCACTCGCCCTTGCTGGGTGGCCTGTTGCGCATTCCCCCGGCGGCAGCACAGGACTTGCCTGACTTTCCCGACGGTTTCGGTCAAAACAAGCGGGTCGCGGTGATTGGTGCCGGCATTGCCGGTCTGACTTCGGCCTATGAACTGTTGAAGGCCGGTTTTGACGTGACTGTTTATGAAGGCCAGAAGCGCTATGGCGGCCGCAGTCTGACAGTTCGTCCTTCCGACGCCGATTACAGGGCGTGGTACCTGGACAACAACCCGTTCGTGAAGGCTGACAGTTACTGCGATTTCATCCCGGCAGAGGTACGCGGTGCGCAGGTTGGCGAACTGGTCTCGCAGTTCACGCCCTATCGTGTCGGCGACGGCTACGTCGACCTCCACTTGAACTGCGGCCCCGGCCGCATTCCAACGCATCACACGGGCGTTTTGCACTATTGCCGCACGTTTGGCGTGCCGCTGGAGCCTTTTATCTTCTCCGGTGACTCCAACCTCATGCAAGCGGAGGACCTGAACGGCGGCACGCCGGTTCAGATGCGCCGGTTCCAGTATGACCTGCAGGGCTACTTCGGCGCCATGCTTTACGCCACAGCCGACAAGGCTGTGCCGGCCGGCGTGGCGGCGGCGGATCCATCGGCGGTGACGAAACTTCGCGAACTACTAACGATGTTTGGTGACCTGACGCCGGACGGCGCCTTTCAGAACACATCACGGTCGGGCTACGCAATCGAACCGGGCGCCGGCACCAATGCCGGCCTGTTGCACGAACCGCTGGCGCTTGATGAACTCCTCAATGCCGGCGATCTCTGGCCCGATCTCTATCTGGGCGAACGATACATGTGGCAGTTCCCCTTGCTTCAGCCGATCGGCGGCATGGACATGATCTGGCAGGCCTTCCTTGCACAAGAGGTCGCGGGCACCGAGCTTAGAGAGCGCGTGCATCTGGAGCATGACGTGACCGACCTGAGTTACGCCGGTGATGGGGGTTCGACGGTCTCGGTCGGCTACAAGAGCCCGGGCGGCAGCGGCCGGGAGACCTTTGACTATGTCGTCGTGACCTCATCGCCGCATGTCATGGATGCCATGAACATGGACGGTCTGCTGGCGAGCGGGGTCGCCGACATGCTGCGCTCCATCGTTTACGGTTTCAGCGGCAAGTACGGCTGGCAAGCACGCCGACGTTTTTGGGAGGACCCGGATGTCCAGATCTTCGGTGGCATCAGCTGGACGACCCAGGAGATCAAGCAGATTTGGTACCCCTCCGACGGCTATCACGGTCCGACCGGGATTCTGACCGGTGCCTATATGTACGACATGTATGCGACCGATATGGACGGCAAGGTCTACGATGCCGACAGCGACTACCGCACGGCCCTTGATCCCGACAGTGTTCCCATGTCCGATCGCCCGGCGTTCCTGTGGGGTGAGTTGGATCACGCCGGCCGCACCAAGCTGGCGCTCGAGGGCGGCGAGCTGTTGCACCCGGGCTTCACGGAGAACGTCTATGCCGAGGAAGGCCTTTCGGTGTCGTGGAACAACCAGCCCTACCAGTACGGCCTCCAGGTCTTCGACATGACGTTGACCCGGCCCGAGGCCTATGCACGGCTGATCCAGCCGATCGACACTTCCGCGCGGGTCTACATGGCGGGGGACGGCCTGAGCTATTGGTCGGGCTGGCAGGAAGGCGCCGTGCGCTCGGCCTGGTGGACTCTGGGCTTGATCCGCGACCACGTCCTGAAACAGGGCCGATAGCGGCGGCCGACTGGACAAACCGGCCCAAACAGACGACATAGACGCCCGAGGAGACCGGCAGATTGCTTTGGGCGCCGGTCCGATAACGGATCAGAACCATGACCATTGCCGACGAGGTCGCCAGGCGGCGCACCTTCGCCATTATTTCGCACCCGGACGCGGGCAAGACGACGCTGACCGAAAAGCTGTTGCTGTTTGGCGGCGCGATCCAGCTTGCCGGCGCGGTCAAGGCGCGGGGCGATGCCCGGCGTGCGCGCTCGGACTGGATGAAGGTGGAGCGCGAGCGCGGTATCTCGGTCTCCGCCTCTGTCATGAGCTACGACTTCGAGGGTCGGGCCTTCAATCTGCTCGACACGCCGGGCCATGAGGATTTCTCCGAAGACACCTACCGCGTGCTGACCGCCGTCGACAGCGCGGTCATGGTGATCGACGCGGCCAAGGGTATAGAGGTGCAGACGCGCAAGCTGTTCGAGGTCTGCCGTCTGCGCGACATGCCGATCGCGACCTTCATCAACAAGCTGGATCGTGAAAGCCGCGATCCCTTTGAGCTGATCGACGAGATCGAGCAAACGCTGCAGATCGACACGACGCCGGCAAGCTGGCCGATCGGCATGGGCCGCGACTTCCTGGGTTGCTACGACCTGTTGAACGACCGCCTGATCCTGATGGCGCGCGGCAAGGGCGACAAGATTGATGACGGCGGCATCGCCTGTGAGGGGCTGGACGATCCCAAGCTGGATGAGCTGCTGCCCGACCACGCGGTCGCCACCCTGCGTGAGCAGGTCGAGATGGCGCGCGGCCTGATGGCACCGTTCGACCGCGAGGCCTATCTCGCCGGCAACCTGACGCCAGTCTTCTTCGGCAGCGCGATCAACAATTTCGGCGTGCGCGAACTGCTCCAGGGCCTGGCCGATTTCGCGCCAACGCCGCGCGCCCAGCCCGCCGTGACGCGCGAGGTCGCGCCGACCGAGGACAAGGTCGCGGCCTTCGTCTTCAAGATCCAGGCCAACATGGATCCCAAGCACCGCGACCGCATCGCCTTCGTGCGCCTCTGCTCCGGTCACTTCAAACGCGGCATGAAGCTGCAGCACCTGAGGACCGACAAGGTGCTGACCATGCACAATCCGCTGATGTTCCTGGCCCAGGACCGCGAGGTCGCGGAGGACGCCTGGGCCGGCGACATCGTCGGCATCCCCAACCACGGCAACCTGCATATCGGCGACACGCTGACCGAAGGCGAGGACCTCGCCTTTACCGGCATCCCGAGCTTCGCGCCGGAGTACCTGCAGCGTGTCCGCTCGACCGATCCGATGAAGGCGAAGCACCTTGGCCGCGCGCTGCAGCAGCTG
It includes:
- a CDS encoding FAD-dependent oxidoreductase; amino-acid sequence: MMLSRRRFLRNAAAMALMAGGLHSPLLGGLLRIPPAAAQDLPDFPDGFGQNKRVAVIGAGIAGLTSAYELLKAGFDVTVYEGQKRYGGRSLTVRPSDADYRAWYLDNNPFVKADSYCDFIPAEVRGAQVGELVSQFTPYRVGDGYVDLHLNCGPGRIPTHHTGVLHYCRTFGVPLEPFIFSGDSNLMQAEDLNGGTPVQMRRFQYDLQGYFGAMLYATADKAVPAGVAAADPSAVTKLRELLTMFGDLTPDGAFQNTSRSGYAIEPGAGTNAGLLHEPLALDELLNAGDLWPDLYLGERYMWQFPLLQPIGGMDMIWQAFLAQEVAGTELRERVHLEHDVTDLSYAGDGGSTVSVGYKSPGGSGRETFDYVVVTSSPHVMDAMNMDGLLASGVADMLRSIVYGFSGKYGWQARRRFWEDPDVQIFGGISWTTQEIKQIWYPSDGYHGPTGILTGAYMYDMYATDMDGKVYDADSDYRTALDPDSVPMSDRPAFLWGELDHAGRTKLALEGGELLHPGFTENVYAEEGLSVSWNNQPYQYGLQVFDMTLTRPEAYARLIQPIDTSARVYMAGDGLSYWSGWQEGAVRSAWWTLGLIRDHVLKQGR
- a CDS encoding peptide chain release factor 3; its protein translation is MTIADEVARRRTFAIISHPDAGKTTLTEKLLLFGGAIQLAGAVKARGDARRARSDWMKVERERGISVSASVMSYDFEGRAFNLLDTPGHEDFSEDTYRVLTAVDSAVMVIDAAKGIEVQTRKLFEVCRLRDMPIATFINKLDRESRDPFELIDEIEQTLQIDTTPASWPIGMGRDFLGCYDLLNDRLILMARGKGDKIDDGGIACEGLDDPKLDELLPDHAVATLREQVEMARGLMAPFDREAYLAGNLTPVFFGSAINNFGVRELLQGLADFAPTPRAQPAVTREVAPTEDKVAAFVFKIQANMDPKHRDRIAFVRLCSGHFKRGMKLQHLRTDKVLTMHNPLMFLAQDREVAEDAWAGDIVGIPNHGNLHIGDTLTEGEDLAFTGIPSFAPEYLQRVRSTDPMKAKHLGRALQQLAEEGAARVFKPVMDADWVVGVMGPLQFDVLADRIRTEYDVPVRFENANLYTARWLEADKDQTVKAFADANRSAMAEDHAGAPVFLARNAWHLNKAEEDAPDIRFLKVKEQVAAQAQATAA